A region from the uncultured Macellibacteroides sp. genome encodes:
- a CDS encoding DUF6340 family protein, giving the protein MKNTVFIALIILASLLTACGSINYFGIETYSPAEITFPDKVETVVIVNNAVPQPSDLGYEYKLLGIMQDTTHLVTDSALTDACRVLGEAIAEQPYFKDVRLYHEPTRLDSLFFTDTKLTSSQVESICEESGADAIISIDRLLFNLKKDVYPLGEGYTVGAMEVQSTAVIRAYIPGRSNSMATVYMKDSLFWTETTPSFKLLELYLPKPEVAIRETGKYMISKAYANFVPHWIQTQRWYYTNQGARWKEASAFAASEKWEEATALWRLIYDSQKNKIYKAEAASNLALGCEMTGKLTEALDWANKSAALFKAQTSNEKDNNLKQINLYVQILIERVQADKKLNIQFGEE; this is encoded by the coding sequence ATGAAAAATACAGTATTCATCGCTTTAATTATACTGGCAAGTCTCTTAACTGCTTGCGGTTCGATTAATTACTTTGGTATTGAAACCTATAGTCCGGCAGAGATAACTTTTCCGGATAAAGTGGAAACAGTTGTGATTGTGAATAATGCCGTACCTCAGCCATCTGATTTAGGATATGAGTATAAGCTGTTGGGAATAATGCAGGATACAACGCATCTGGTTACAGACAGCGCATTAACAGATGCTTGCCGGGTTCTGGGTGAGGCTATAGCCGAACAGCCGTATTTTAAGGATGTTCGGCTATATCATGAACCAACCCGCCTGGATAGTCTTTTCTTTACAGACACGAAACTAACGAGCTCGCAGGTTGAGTCTATCTGTGAAGAAAGTGGCGCTGATGCGATAATCTCCATCGATCGCCTTCTTTTCAACCTGAAAAAAGATGTATATCCTCTTGGTGAAGGTTACACTGTTGGTGCTATGGAGGTACAATCGACTGCCGTGATTCGTGCTTATATACCCGGACGATCAAATTCGATGGCTACTGTCTATATGAAGGACAGCTTGTTTTGGACAGAAACCACCCCGAGTTTCAAACTACTGGAATTATACCTTCCAAAGCCTGAAGTAGCCATACGGGAGACAGGCAAATATATGATTTCAAAAGCTTACGCAAATTTCGTTCCGCATTGGATACAGACCCAACGTTGGTATTATACGAATCAGGGAGCGCGATGGAAAGAAGCCTCTGCTTTTGCTGCCAGTGAAAAATGGGAGGAAGCGACTGCACTCTGGCGTTTGATTTATGATAGTCAGAAGAACAAGATTTACAAGGCGGAAGCTGCTTCTAACCTTGCCCTGGGATGCGAAATGACCGGGAAACTGACTGAAGCACTTGACTGGGCTAATAAATCGGCTGCCCTTTTTAAAGCACAAACTTCAAATGAAAAGGATAATAACTTGAAACAAATCAACCTGTACGTTCAGATTCTGATTGAACGTGTACAGGCGGACAAAAAACTAAATATTCAATTTGGTGAGGAATAA
- a CDS encoding sugar phosphate isomerase/epimerase translates to MNRTRRTFFKQGLAGALLLGAAPFVKAGVTDPVKPKAPKAVNPFRLGMAGYTFVNFDIDKTLDIMERLDVHYLCIKDFHLPLDSTDEQIAAFHEKLAAKKVTGYAVGPIYMKSEAEIDRAFAYAKRVGVKTIVGVPNYDLLPYVDKKVKEYDFNYAIHLHGPDIATYPDATDVWNHTHMLDPRIGMCLDVGHDLRNGCDPVADLKKYRARVFDVHIKDVTDASKAGKGIELGRGKIDFPELIRMLREVNYTGVCSLEYEKDMKDPFLGIAESIGYFKAVSDIA, encoded by the coding sequence ATGAATCGTACAAGAAGAACCTTTTTTAAACAAGGATTAGCCGGCGCCCTTTTGCTGGGTGCGGCGCCCTTTGTTAAAGCCGGAGTGACCGATCCGGTAAAACCTAAAGCACCGAAGGCTGTTAACCCTTTTCGCTTGGGTATGGCGGGTTACACGTTTGTGAACTTTGATATTGACAAAACACTTGATATCATGGAAAGACTGGATGTTCATTATCTTTGCATAAAGGATTTCCATCTTCCTCTGGACAGTACTGACGAACAAATTGCTGCTTTCCACGAAAAGCTTGCGGCTAAAAAGGTGACCGGTTATGCAGTAGGTCCGATCTATATGAAAAGTGAGGCCGAAATTGACAGGGCTTTTGCTTATGCCAAACGGGTTGGCGTAAAGACTATCGTTGGTGTTCCCAATTACGATTTGCTTCCTTATGTTGACAAGAAGGTGAAAGAATACGACTTCAACTATGCGATTCACCTGCATGGACCTGATATTGCGACTTACCCGGATGCTACTGATGTATGGAACCATACCCATATGCTTGATCCCCGTATCGGCATGTGCCTTGATGTCGGTCACGATTTACGTAACGGATGCGACCCTGTAGCTGATCTAAAGAAGTATCGCGCCCGTGTATTTGACGTGCACATCAAGGATGTTACCGATGCTTCGAAAGCCGGTAAGGGAATTGAATTAGGTAGGGGAAAGATTGATTTCCCTGAGCTCATCCGCATGTTGCGTGAAGTAAATTATACAGGTGTTTGCAGTCTTGAATATGAAAAAGACATGAAAGATCCGTTTCTGGGAATAGCCGAATCTATCGGATATTTCAAAGCGGTTAGCGATATAGCCTGA
- a CDS encoding valine--tRNA ligase → MEIASKYNPAEVEDKWYQYWLENGFFKSKPDGREPYTIVIPPPNVTGVLHMGHMLNNTIQDILVRRARMMGKNACWVPGTDHASIATEAKVVNKLAQEGIRKTDLTREEFLKHAWEWTHKHGGIILEQLKKLGASCDWDRTAFTMDEVRSESVIDVFIDLFNKGLIYRGVRMVNWDPKALTALSDEEVIYKEVHSKLYYLRYMIEGEEGKYIVVATTRPETILGDTAVCVNPNDPRFGFLKGKKVLVPLINRAVPIIMDDYVDIEFGTGCLKVTPAHDVNDYMLGEKYNLQTIDIFNDNGTLNQHGEQYAGMDRFDVREKIEKDLVAAGLMEKIEDYDNKVGYSERTDVPIEPKLSMQWFLKMTDLAKPALDAVMNDDIKLHPAKFKNTYRHWMENVKDWCISRQLWWGHRIPAYFLPEGGYVVASNVEDALKLAKEKTGNNDLTAEDLRQDSDCLDTWFSSWLWPISVFGNVMDKDNEELNYYYPTNDLVTGPDILFFWVARMIISGYEYKKEMPFRNVYLTGIVRDKLGRKMSKSLGNSPDPLTLIEQYGADGVRMGMMMAAPAGNDVLFEDALCEQGRNFNNKIWNAFRLVKGWTVDETIEQPEASATAIRWFKMQLDKTIAEVDDSFGKYRLSEAMMAVYKLFWDEFSSWYLELVKPGYQQPVDKFTYEATLGFFDDLLKLLHPFMPFITEELWQATYTRKEGESIMMERMPQPGTVDNSFLEAFEIVKEIIAGVRAVRLQKNIPNKEPLTLEVLGEHNDRFNTVIAKMCNLTEIVSVEEKAVGAGSFLVRTTEYAVPLGSMLNVEEELAKLNEELTYQIGFRESVLKKLSNESFVGKAPAKVIDMERKKLADAESKINSLQDSIAALK, encoded by the coding sequence ATGGAAATTGCGAGTAAGTACAACCCTGCGGAAGTAGAGGACAAATGGTATCAGTATTGGTTGGAGAATGGCTTTTTTAAATCAAAGCCCGACGGAAGAGAGCCTTATACAATTGTGATTCCTCCTCCCAACGTCACCGGGGTACTCCATATGGGACACATGCTTAACAATACCATCCAGGATATCCTTGTACGTCGTGCACGTATGATGGGTAAGAATGCTTGCTGGGTTCCTGGTACCGACCATGCTTCTATCGCTACCGAAGCCAAGGTGGTTAATAAACTGGCGCAGGAAGGGATCAGGAAAACCGACCTTACCCGCGAAGAATTCCTTAAGCATGCCTGGGAGTGGACGCACAAGCACGGGGGTATTATCCTCGAGCAGCTTAAAAAGCTGGGTGCTTCATGCGACTGGGACCGTACCGCTTTCACGATGGACGAGGTTCGTTCCGAAAGTGTAATCGACGTGTTTATCGACCTTTTTAACAAAGGGCTGATTTACCGTGGCGTACGTATGGTTAACTGGGATCCTAAAGCACTTACGGCTCTTTCGGACGAAGAAGTTATTTACAAGGAAGTTCACAGCAAGCTGTACTACCTTCGTTATATGATTGAGGGCGAAGAAGGCAAATATATTGTTGTTGCCACTACCCGTCCGGAGACTATCTTAGGTGATACCGCTGTTTGCGTAAACCCAAATGATCCGCGCTTCGGTTTCCTGAAAGGGAAGAAAGTGCTTGTTCCGCTCATCAACCGTGCTGTTCCTATTATCATGGACGACTATGTGGATATCGAGTTCGGTACCGGTTGCCTAAAGGTTACTCCGGCTCATGATGTGAACGACTATATGCTGGGTGAAAAGTATAACCTGCAAACAATCGATATTTTTAATGACAACGGTACGCTGAACCAACACGGCGAACAATATGCCGGTATGGACCGCTTTGATGTACGCGAAAAGATTGAAAAAGATCTTGTTGCCGCGGGTTTAATGGAAAAGATCGAAGATTACGATAACAAGGTGGGTTATTCCGAGCGTACGGATGTGCCTATCGAACCAAAGCTATCCATGCAGTGGTTCCTGAAAATGACAGATCTTGCCAAGCCGGCTCTGGATGCGGTAATGAATGACGATATCAAGCTTCACCCTGCCAAGTTCAAAAATACATACCGCCACTGGATGGAGAATGTGAAGGACTGGTGTATCTCCCGTCAGCTTTGGTGGGGACATCGGATTCCGGCTTATTTCTTGCCCGAAGGGGGATATGTGGTTGCATCTAATGTGGAAGATGCGCTGAAGCTTGCCAAAGAAAAGACGGGTAACAACGATCTTACGGCCGAAGACCTGCGTCAGGATTCGGACTGTCTGGATACCTGGTTCTCTTCCTGGTTATGGCCTATTTCTGTATTTGGTAATGTAATGGATAAGGATAACGAAGAGTTGAATTACTATTATCCTACCAACGACCTGGTAACTGGTCCGGATATTCTTTTCTTCTGGGTAGCCCGTATGATCATTTCCGGTTACGAATATAAGAAGGAGATGCCTTTCCGTAATGTGTATCTTACGGGTATCGTTCGCGACAAGCTGGGACGTAAAATGTCTAAATCGCTTGGTAACTCACCGGATCCTCTTACACTGATCGAACAATACGGTGCCGATGGCGTTCGTATGGGTATGATGATGGCGGCTCCTGCGGGTAACGATGTTCTTTTCGAAGATGCTTTATGCGAACAGGGACGTAACTTCAACAACAAGATATGGAATGCCTTCCGTCTGGTTAAGGGATGGACGGTAGACGAAACCATCGAACAGCCCGAAGCTTCGGCTACGGCTATCCGCTGGTTTAAGATGCAATTGGATAAAACCATTGCTGAAGTGGATGATTCGTTTGGTAAGTATCGCTTGAGCGAAGCCATGATGGCCGTTTACAAACTCTTCTGGGATGAGTTCTCTTCCTGGTATCTGGAGTTAGTAAAACCAGGTTATCAACAACCTGTTGATAAGTTTACATACGAAGCAACTCTTGGCTTCTTCGACGACTTGTTAAAGTTGCTTCACCCCTTTATGCCCTTCATTACAGAGGAGTTATGGCAAGCTACTTATACCCGCAAAGAGGGTGAAAGTATCATGATGGAACGTATGCCTCAGCCCGGAACTGTTGATAACTCTTTCCTTGAAGCATTCGAAATTGTAAAAGAAATCATCGCTGGTGTACGTGCAGTCCGCCTGCAAAAGAATATTCCGAATAAGGAACCGCTTACACTTGAGGTATTGGGTGAGCATAACGATCGTTTTAATACGGTTATCGCCAAGATGTGTAACCTGACTGAAATTGTAAGTGTAGAAGAAAAAGCTGTAGGGGCTGGTTCTTTCCTTGTACGTACTACCGAATATGCCGTTCCTCTTGGCTCGATGCTTAATGTGGAAGAAGAACTGGCTAAGCTTAACGAGGAATTGACCTATCAGATTGGATTCCGCGAATCGGTACTTAAGAAGCTAAGCAACGAGAGTTTTGTTGGTAAAGCTCCTGCCAAGGTAATTGATATGGAACGCAAAAAACTGGCGGATGCCGAAAGCAAGATTAATAGTCTGCAGGATAGCATTGCTGCCTTGAAATAA
- a CDS encoding RluA family pseudouridine synthase: MKQRRTAAKAKFRATPSRGRLITVNENTTLLPFLFDLLKEQSKSSVKSILANRQISVNGRTTTQFDTPLAAGDEVRISFDRGKEDFHHPMLRLVWEDDYLIVVDKRNGLLSMSTDKIKEKTAYHLLSDYVKKSSPENKIFILHRLDRDTSGLMMFAKSRKVQQILQADWNEMITERSYVAVVEGKPAKETDLLTSYLMENSAMKVYVTTQGDGQEAITRYKVLKSNNQYSLLQLDLETGRKNQIRAQLESIGHPIAGDDKYGAATNPAGRLALHARKLCFIHPETHEELRFETAIPAIFNAVVKQ, translated from the coding sequence ATGAAACAAAGACGTACCGCTGCAAAAGCCAAATTCCGCGCCACTCCTTCCAGGGGCAGGCTAATTACAGTAAATGAAAATACAACCCTGCTGCCTTTTCTTTTCGATCTGCTTAAAGAACAGAGTAAAAGCTCTGTAAAGAGCATTCTCGCCAACCGCCAGATTTCGGTAAACGGCCGTACAACGACTCAGTTCGACACACCTCTTGCTGCCGGCGATGAAGTGAGAATCAGCTTTGACCGTGGAAAAGAAGATTTTCATCACCCGATGCTTCGGTTGGTATGGGAAGACGATTACCTTATTGTTGTGGACAAGAGGAACGGATTACTATCTATGTCGACCGACAAGATCAAGGAGAAAACGGCTTATCACTTGCTGAGCGACTACGTTAAAAAGTCAAGTCCCGAAAACAAGATATTTATTCTGCATCGTCTGGACCGTGATACTTCCGGTTTAATGATGTTCGCCAAAAGCAGAAAGGTACAACAAATACTTCAGGCCGACTGGAACGAGATGATTACCGAAAGAAGCTATGTGGCCGTTGTGGAAGGAAAGCCGGCGAAAGAAACGGACCTGCTCACCTCTTACCTTATGGAGAATTCCGCCATGAAAGTATATGTTACCACGCAGGGAGACGGACAAGAAGCAATTACCCGCTATAAAGTGCTTAAAAGTAACAACCAGTATTCGCTGTTGCAATTAGACCTGGAAACCGGACGAAAGAATCAGATACGTGCCCAGCTCGAATCGATTGGACACCCCATAGCAGGCGACGATAAATACGGAGCTGCCACAAATCCGGCCGGAAGGCTTGCGCTGCATGCCCGTAAACTGTGTTTTATTCATCCTGAAACACACGAAGAGTTACGATTTGAAACAGCAATCCCTGCTATTTTTAATGCAGTTGTTAAACAATAA
- a CDS encoding cytochrome c biogenesis protein CcdA, protein MKRIVNVLLMTFVVLAAQAQIHTPVKWKIKLEDSGKPEKAIVFTAVAERGWHLYDMNLPAGGPVSTSITFETLKGAELVGKPVASVAPTSVYDELFAMNLRWYSGTVAFTQNIKVTDAKAFKVSGELEFMACNDETCLPPERVEFSFNRKNITMTETAAADQTSATAPADSLLLSDATDTAGEDTTQTALGHLTTPLKIADALSDDVDLWTPVIDELKAYGENPLDSANSGLLFIFFAGFVGGFIALLTPCVWPMIPMTVSFFLKRTKNKKKAIQDALTYGASIIVIYLALGLLITGVFGASALNDLSTNAVFNILFFALLVLFAVSFFGAFELVLPSSWTNKLDAKADSSKGIISIFFMAFTLALVSFSCTGPIIGTLLVQAATMGSVVGPAVGMFGFAFALAIPFSFFAIFPNMLQSMPKSGGWLNSVKVVLGFLELALALKFFSVADLAYGWRILDRETFLVLWIVIFALLGFYLLGKIKFSHDSDVKYVSVPRLFMAIISLAFAIYMIPGLWGAPLKSISAFAPPLYTQDFSLYKGEVHAQFDDYETGMAYAKKHNKPVMVDFSGFGCVNCRKMEASVWTDPKVKQILENDYVLITLFVDDKAKLPEVIEIEENGKTRKLKTIGDKWSYLQRSKFGANAQPFYILLDNAGKPLAPSYAYDQDINKYVQFLQGGLKNYKK, encoded by the coding sequence ATGAAGAGAATTGTAAACGTATTATTGATGACCTTTGTGGTTTTGGCTGCCCAGGCGCAGATTCATACCCCGGTTAAGTGGAAAATTAAACTGGAAGATTCAGGCAAGCCGGAAAAGGCGATTGTCTTTACCGCTGTAGCGGAAAGAGGATGGCACCTGTACGACATGAATCTACCGGCAGGTGGTCCGGTGTCTACCTCCATTACTTTCGAAACACTTAAAGGCGCCGAATTGGTAGGAAAACCTGTTGCATCGGTTGCTCCAACTTCAGTTTATGACGAATTGTTTGCCATGAACCTTCGGTGGTATAGTGGTACGGTTGCATTTACTCAAAATATAAAAGTAACAGACGCCAAGGCTTTCAAAGTGTCCGGCGAACTGGAATTCATGGCTTGTAACGATGAAACCTGTCTTCCTCCGGAAAGGGTAGAGTTCTCTTTCAACAGAAAGAATATTACGATGACAGAAACAGCAGCGGCCGATCAAACTTCAGCTACTGCTCCTGCAGACAGTCTTCTGCTTTCCGACGCAACCGATACGGCCGGCGAAGACACAACACAAACAGCACTAGGTCATCTTACTACTCCCTTAAAGATTGCGGATGCCCTTTCGGATGATGTGGATCTTTGGACGCCGGTGATAGATGAGCTGAAGGCATATGGAGAGAATCCTCTCGACAGCGCCAATTCCGGCTTGTTGTTTATTTTCTTTGCAGGTTTTGTAGGAGGTTTTATCGCTCTGCTTACCCCTTGCGTTTGGCCGATGATTCCTATGACTGTGAGCTTCTTCCTTAAACGGACTAAAAATAAAAAGAAAGCTATCCAGGATGCGCTGACGTATGGTGCATCAATTATAGTTATATACCTTGCATTGGGATTACTGATTACCGGTGTATTCGGAGCAAGCGCGTTAAACGACCTTTCCACCAATGCGGTATTCAATATCCTGTTCTTTGCATTGCTGGTTTTATTTGCTGTTTCTTTCTTCGGAGCATTCGAACTGGTATTACCTTCCTCGTGGACAAATAAACTGGATGCTAAAGCAGACTCTTCCAAGGGTATTATCAGCATATTCTTTATGGCTTTCACCCTGGCGTTAGTTTCCTTCTCCTGCACAGGTCCTATTATTGGTACCTTACTGGTTCAGGCTGCTACCATGGGATCGGTTGTCGGTCCGGCTGTAGGAATGTTTGGTTTTGCCTTTGCGCTAGCTATCCCGTTCAGCTTTTTTGCCATCTTCCCCAATATGCTTCAGAGTATGCCTAAATCGGGCGGCTGGCTTAATTCAGTTAAGGTGGTACTCGGATTTCTGGAACTGGCGCTTGCGCTTAAGTTCTTCTCCGTAGCCGACCTGGCTTATGGCTGGCGTATTCTTGACCGTGAAACTTTCCTTGTCCTTTGGATCGTTATCTTTGCTTTATTAGGATTCTACCTGTTGGGTAAGATTAAATTTAGTCACGACAGCGATGTAAAATATGTTTCTGTTCCTCGTCTTTTCATGGCTATCATTTCTCTGGCTTTTGCCATTTACATGATACCTGGCTTGTGGGGAGCACCTTTAAAATCGATCAGTGCTTTCGCACCTCCTTTGTATACGCAGGATTTTAGTTTGTATAAAGGAGAAGTACATGCCCAATTCGACGATTACGAAACAGGTATGGCGTACGCAAAGAAACACAATAAACCGGTAATGGTCGACTTTTCCGGATTCGGTTGTGTGAATTGCCGTAAGATGGAAGCTTCTGTGTGGACAGATCCGAAGGTGAAGCAGATTCTTGAAAACGACTATGTGCTGATTACCTTGTTCGTGGACGACAAGGCTAAACTTCCCGAAGTAATTGAAATTGAAGAAAACGGAAAGACACGTAAGCTTAAAACTATCGGCGACAAGTGGAGCTACCTGCAACGGAGTAAATTCGGAGCAAATGCGCAACCTTTCTATATTTTGCTGGATAACGCCGGAAAACCTCTTGCTCCGTCTTACGCTTACGACCAAGACATAAACAAGTATGTTCAATTCCTGCAAGGCGGATTAAAGAATTACAAGAAATAA
- the mazG gene encoding nucleoside triphosphate pyrophosphohydrolase, translating to MSTREEKMEAFGRLLDVMEELREKCPWDRKQTNESLRTNTIEETYELCDAIIRDDNNEIKKELGDLLLHIVFYSKIGEEKQVFDIKSVCDSLCQKLIYRHPHVFGDAVADTAKKVEQSWEQLKLKEKGGNKTVLEGVPASLPSVVKAHRMQDKARNVGFDWEQREQVWDKVLEEFTELKDEINKMDADKMENEFGDLFFSLINAARLYKINPDNALERTNQKFLRRFNYLESQTIQQGRSLKEMSLEEMDKIWNEAKIKGM from the coding sequence ATGAGTACAAGAGAAGAAAAGATGGAGGCTTTTGGCCGTTTGCTGGATGTAATGGAAGAACTACGGGAAAAGTGTCCGTGGGACCGGAAGCAAACCAACGAAAGCCTTCGTACCAACACAATAGAAGAAACATACGAGTTGTGCGATGCCATCATTCGCGACGACAATAATGAGATAAAGAAGGAGCTGGGCGATTTGCTGCTGCATATTGTTTTTTACTCCAAAATAGGAGAGGAGAAGCAGGTGTTCGACATCAAGAGCGTATGCGATAGTCTTTGCCAAAAACTTATTTACCGTCACCCGCACGTCTTTGGCGACGCTGTTGCCGATACGGCAAAAAAGGTGGAGCAAAGCTGGGAACAACTAAAGCTAAAAGAAAAGGGCGGAAACAAAACCGTACTCGAAGGTGTTCCCGCCTCTTTGCCATCTGTAGTGAAAGCCCACCGGATGCAAGACAAAGCCCGCAATGTGGGCTTTGACTGGGAGCAACGCGAACAGGTATGGGACAAGGTACTCGAAGAGTTTACCGAACTGAAAGACGAAATAAACAAAATGGATGCCGATAAGATGGAAAACGAATTCGGCGATCTGTTTTTCAGTCTTATCAACGCCGCCCGTCTTTATAAAATTAATCCGGACAATGCCTTGGAACGAACCAATCAGAAGTTCCTGCGCCGCTTCAATTACCTCGAATCGCAAACCATTCAGCAAGGACGCTCATTAAAAGAGATGAGTCTGGAAGAAATGGATAAAATATGGAATGAGGCAAAAATCAAAGGCATGTAA
- a CDS encoding SGNH/GDSL hydrolase family protein, producing MKTLLTSIALVLLSLTVKGQLVYHDASAFPLLGKASQNTATRYERLPDSLRNISRDALWELGLNSAGMAIRFSSNSTTIAAKWEVLLNRSMNHMSPTGTKGLDLYCLQDGKWVFVNSGRPSGKETTATIISKMKPEKREYLLYLPLYDGVTSLAIGVDSLSEISQPTVDLPVREKPVVFYGTSILQGACASRPGMAHTNILSRWLNRQTINLGFSGNGQLDLEIAEVIAGVDASMFVLDFVPNASVEQMKEKADKFFTIIRSKHPETPVLFVEDPIFTHTRFDQDIAKEVKERNEVINVFFQMLKKRGEKNIYFLSSKDIIGSDGEATVDGAHFTDLGFTRYSKILYPIIKKRMKTQKSE from the coding sequence ATGAAAACTCTGCTTACTTCAATTGCTCTCGTTTTGCTGTCGTTAACCGTAAAGGGACAGCTTGTTTATCATGATGCTTCCGCCTTCCCTCTGCTGGGAAAGGCTTCACAAAATACGGCAACCCGGTACGAACGCTTACCGGATTCTTTAAGAAATATATCCAGAGATGCCTTGTGGGAACTTGGGCTTAACAGTGCGGGAATGGCGATTCGTTTTAGCTCCAACTCCACAACGATTGCGGCTAAATGGGAAGTGCTTTTAAACCGAAGCATGAATCATATGTCGCCTACCGGCACAAAAGGGCTCGACCTCTATTGCTTGCAGGATGGCAAATGGGTATTTGTAAATAGCGGACGTCCGTCCGGAAAAGAAACCACCGCAACCATTATCTCAAAGATGAAACCGGAGAAAAGGGAGTACTTGCTGTATCTTCCTCTTTATGACGGGGTAACTTCCCTGGCTATCGGGGTTGATTCTTTATCCGAAATCTCACAACCTACTGTAGATTTACCTGTTCGCGAGAAGCCGGTCGTATTTTATGGAACCAGCATTCTTCAGGGTGCTTGTGCTTCTCGTCCCGGAATGGCGCATACCAATATATTATCCCGTTGGTTGAATCGCCAAACAATCAATCTGGGATTCAGCGGGAATGGTCAGTTGGATCTGGAGATTGCCGAAGTGATTGCGGGTGTGGATGCTTCGATGTTTGTACTCGATTTTGTTCCGAACGCTTCTGTTGAACAGATGAAGGAAAAGGCGGATAAATTCTTTACTATTATTCGCAGCAAGCATCCCGAAACGCCTGTACTCTTTGTGGAGGATCCTATTTTTACTCATACCCGTTTCGACCAGGACATAGCCAAAGAGGTGAAAGAAAGAAATGAGGTAATCAATGTTTTCTTCCAGATGTTAAAGAAAAGAGGAGAAAAAAATATCTATTTTCTCTCCTCCAAAGATATTATAGGCAGTGATGGCGAAGCAACCGTAGATGGCGCTCACTTTACCGACCTTGGTTTTACCCGCTATTCAAAAATACTTTACCCCATTATCAAAAAAAGAATGAAGACTCAGAAAAGCGAATAG
- a CDS encoding cation transporter: protein MTNSEQKLYKRAWLLSLFTIFYNVAEGLVSMFFGYQDETLALFGFGVDSFIEVMSGIGIAVMILRIKQNPESNKSDFEKTALRITGIAFYLLSAGLLAGIIVNLITKHKPETTLWGVIISSLSILVMIWLMYAKKRIGLKLNSEPIVADSNCTKVCVYMSVVLLLSSLIYELTGFAYADVIGAAGLIYFSFTEGKEAFEMAKGKECSCGCHCSK, encoded by the coding sequence ATGACAAATTCGGAACAAAAGCTTTATAAACGGGCATGGCTTTTAAGCCTGTTTACGATTTTCTATAATGTGGCGGAAGGTCTTGTTTCCATGTTTTTCGGATATCAGGACGAAACGCTGGCTTTGTTTGGCTTTGGGGTGGATAGTTTTATTGAGGTTATGTCTGGTATTGGCATTGCTGTTATGATACTGCGTATCAAACAAAACCCCGAAAGTAATAAGAGTGATTTTGAGAAAACGGCTTTAAGAATTACTGGGATTGCCTTTTATCTTTTATCGGCAGGTTTATTGGCCGGCATTATCGTGAACCTAATTACCAAGCATAAACCCGAGACAACGTTGTGGGGGGTTATCATTTCTTCCTTATCGATTCTTGTTATGATTTGGTTGATGTATGCAAAGAAGCGTATCGGATTAAAACTGAATTCGGAGCCTATCGTAGCTGATAGCAATTGCACTAAGGTATGTGTTTATATGTCTGTTGTCTTACTTCTGTCCAGTCTTATTTACGAACTAACAGGCTTTGCCTACGCTGATGTTATTGGGGCGGCCGGGTTAATCTATTTTTCGTTTACCGAAGGAAAAGAAGCTTTCGAAATGGCAAAAGGGAAAGAGTGTAGTTGTGGCTGCCATTGTTCTAAATAA